A window of the Pontibacillus yanchengensis genome harbors these coding sequences:
- the rpsD gene encoding 30S ribosomal protein S4, with translation MARYTDSTWKKSRRLGISLSGTGKELEKRPYAPGQHGPNQRKKLSEFGLQLQEKQKLRFMFGLNERQFHSMFEQAGNMQGIHGENFLMLLESRLDNIVYRFGLARTRAQARQLVNHGHITVDGGRVNIPSYRVKPGQVIAVREKSQKLSAIVDALEASNYVPEFLSFDAEKLEGTYSRYPERNEMPSEINEALIVEYYSR, from the coding sequence ATGGCACGTTATACAGATTCAACTTGGAAAAAGTCTCGTCGTCTAGGTATTTCATTGAGCGGTACAGGGAAAGAGCTTGAAAAGCGCCCATACGCTCCAGGACAACACGGTCCTAATCAACGCAAAAAACTTTCAGAGTTCGGTTTACAGCTTCAAGAAAAGCAAAAGCTACGCTTTATGTTCGGTTTAAACGAACGTCAATTCCATAGCATGTTTGAACAAGCTGGTAACATGCAAGGTATTCATGGTGAGAACTTCTTAATGCTTTTAGAATCTCGTCTGGATAACATTGTTTACCGTTTCGGTCTTGCACGTACTCGTGCTCAAGCACGTCAACTTGTAAACCATGGTCATATCACAGTAGATGGTGGTCGTGTAAACATCCCATCATACCGCGTTAAACCAGGTCAAGTTATTGCAGTACGTGAAAAATCTCAAAAGCTTTCTGCTATTGTAGATGCTCTTGAAGCAAGTAACTATGTACCAGAATTCCTTTCTTTCGATGCTGAAAAGCTAGAAGGAACGTATTCTCGTTACCCTGAACGTAATGAAATGCCTTCTGAAATCAACGAAGCGCTTATCGTTGAGTACTACTCTCGTTAA
- a CDS encoding sensor domain-containing diguanylate cyclase has translation MDSNDYLSHITKELKLHFFDLLTSEYNRSYNELLINLVHILEDVLGAEYVGVYEYNTSEGQFFLHTNKVKLTQQKLDYQDWVSYQQDHPETGYKVMDGRPFFYKKNSYILPLYNVDKVIGFVYVLFENEMEVDNVRSILHSIVDEVAKMLLRIRKDSQTLEEEKKYKRLFDVTAKFHSSMNMEEILTEIIDTLRGVYPHFDCYLLLSHDYSSTQHLPIKELKFDNNEIETASAQAYLTGEIQFDELGEQNASFYAPLRGKQGIYGVLQIMSLPPLLFHEEDVEFIKLLANTAGNALENARLYQQSKRLISDLQLINETSHKLNSNLRLTDTISYMANQIKSSFLAEEVGFILYKDHVNCIQDVLSGSTAHFHDPSSEHLRDFVTQKISATHDSVFIGDISTKISSEYCSVMAIPMIQNGSLNGLVIVLHTQPYYFSFETFKLLQSLVHHSTLAFANSMLREELEQLVRTDYLTKLCSRKYLDETIHKHIDEQNDGSFLIIDIDDFKKVNDFYGHQVGDRILIQVANIVKEHIGFKGTVARWGGEELAIYLPHTSLFEGYIIGRVLVEKVNQMTNPTVTISCGVSYWDPTIHNEVKDFFIRADRALYEAKDAGKNAIRRDEVSSV, from the coding sequence ATGGACTCAAATGACTACCTATCACATATAACGAAAGAGCTTAAGTTACATTTTTTTGATTTGCTTACAAGCGAATATAATCGCAGTTACAATGAGCTTTTAATCAATTTAGTTCATATACTCGAAGATGTGCTTGGTGCAGAATATGTAGGTGTATATGAATATAACACTTCAGAGGGTCAATTTTTTCTACATACTAATAAGGTGAAATTGACCCAACAAAAACTTGATTATCAGGATTGGGTTTCCTATCAACAAGACCATCCAGAGACTGGTTATAAGGTTATGGACGGTAGACCTTTTTTTTACAAAAAGAATAGCTATATTCTTCCTTTGTATAACGTAGATAAGGTAATAGGATTTGTGTACGTGCTTTTTGAAAATGAAATGGAGGTAGACAATGTTCGATCTATCCTACATTCAATAGTGGATGAAGTAGCAAAAATGTTATTAAGAATAAGAAAAGATAGTCAAACATTGGAGGAAGAAAAAAAATACAAACGACTCTTTGATGTAACAGCTAAATTCCACTCATCAATGAACATGGAAGAGATACTGACGGAAATCATTGATACGTTAAGGGGAGTTTATCCTCATTTTGATTGTTACTTATTACTGTCACATGACTACTCAAGTACACAACATCTTCCTATAAAAGAATTAAAGTTTGATAATAATGAAATAGAAACTGCTAGTGCCCAGGCTTATTTAACCGGTGAGATACAATTTGATGAATTAGGTGAACAAAACGCTTCCTTTTATGCACCTTTAAGAGGCAAACAAGGCATTTATGGTGTTCTTCAGATTATGTCGCTACCTCCCCTCCTTTTTCACGAAGAAGACGTAGAGTTTATCAAATTGTTAGCGAATACCGCAGGAAATGCTCTTGAGAATGCTAGGCTATATCAACAATCCAAACGTTTAATATCTGATTTGCAACTAATAAATGAAACGTCACATAAATTAAATTCAAACCTACGCCTCACAGATACCATTTCGTATATGGCTAATCAAATTAAATCGTCCTTCCTTGCAGAAGAAGTTGGATTCATCTTATATAAAGATCATGTGAATTGTATTCAGGATGTACTGAGTGGTAGTACAGCACACTTTCATGATCCTAGTTCAGAACATTTAAGGGACTTCGTTACTCAAAAAATAAGCGCTACGCATGATTCTGTTTTTATTGGAGATATTTCTACTAAAATTTCTAGTGAATATTGTTCTGTAATGGCAATTCCTATGATTCAGAATGGTTCGTTAAATGGTTTAGTTATCGTGTTGCATACACAGCCTTATTATTTTTCTTTTGAAACATTTAAGTTACTACAATCCTTAGTACATCATTCTACACTAGCCTTTGCTAACTCTATGCTTCGGGAAGAGTTAGAACAACTTGTTCGGACGGATTATTTAACTAAGTTGTGCTCTAGGAAATATTTGGATGAGACAATCCATAAGCATATAGATGAACAGAATGATGGGTCATTCTTAATTATTGATATCGATGATTTTAAGAAAGTAAATGATTTTTATGGTCATCAGGTTGGAGATAGGATTTTGATTCAAGTAGCTAATATCGTAAAAGAACATATTGGCTTTAAAGGTACTGTGGCTAGATGGGGTGGCGAAGAACTAGCGATTTATCTACCTCATACATCTTTGTTTGAAGGCTATATAATAGGAAGGGTACTAGTTGAAAAAGTAAACCAGATGACAAATCCTACCGTTACAATTTCTTGTGGCGTTTCCTATTGGGATCCTACCATTCATAATGAGGTCAAAGACTTTTTCATCCGTGCCGATCGTGCCCTGTATGAAGCGAAGGATGCAGGAAAAAATGCAATAAGAAGAGATGAAGTTTCAAGTGTATAA
- a CDS encoding ATP-dependent DNA helicase, with protein MNPKVLIYMSTCYNSVVKHKGVIFIDNIVHTSVRPLVEYVFRSGSITSGFQSTSTMTEGTKAHQYIQSQYKDTDKKEVFFQQRIPFRDLIFDIEGRCDGLLFQDNKVVIEEIKSTQQHIEEIDKEDKPVHWAQAKVYAYMHASKHKLTDIDIQLTYIQVDTYEQLHFKDTYSFDELEAFLNDLLEGFYPYAILLHHHQANRNKSAQALTFPFPTFRDGQRYFAGAVYKSIKEKSDLFANAPTGTGKTISTIFPAIKAMGENHLSQLYYLTAKTVTRQLAEEALTSMIKQGLEVKAVTITAKDKICFKEDGCTKEHCPFTEGYFDRINETIIDIFSNESLLNQPVIESYAKKHKVCPFELSLDLAYTADAVICDYNYIFDPRVSLKRLSNEQKKHTALLIDEAHNLVDRARTMFSAELLKSSFVRIISMYKHNKDLVEEAAAIKEAFSTLEKQAETKQEVFTSAPSTLLSILPTFIKAAEEELINPKIEGEEFEHLLETYFSTNTFIKIGQLYNESYVTYLEQWRQEIAIKMFCVNPSVLLKRAGKDYQSKTYFSATLTPLDYYKDMLGAKEEDYQLAIPSPFASDHTQTFIKPISTRYRDRDNSIDQIVQTIRELTNQKTGNYFVFLPSYDYMYRIYDAFQDQYPDVETILQRQDMSEKDRAAYLDHFNTDPQNTLIGFAVLGGIFSEGIDLKGNRLSGVFIIGVGFPQIGLERNIIKDYFTNVNKNGFDYAYRYPGMNKVLQAGGRLIRTEMDKGIIVLIDDRFLQASYKILLPPEWRDYTVL; from the coding sequence TTGAATCCCAAAGTATTGATCTATATGAGTACATGCTATAATAGTGTTGTTAAACATAAAGGGGTGATTTTTATCGATAATATAGTGCATACTTCCGTTCGCCCTTTAGTAGAGTATGTATTTCGGAGCGGTAGCATTACAAGTGGTTTTCAGAGCACAAGTACCATGACAGAAGGTACAAAAGCTCACCAATATATTCAATCCCAATACAAGGACACTGATAAAAAAGAAGTATTTTTCCAACAACGCATCCCTTTTCGGGACCTCATATTCGATATAGAAGGCCGATGTGATGGATTATTATTCCAGGACAACAAAGTTGTTATTGAAGAAATAAAATCAACCCAACAGCACATAGAAGAAATCGATAAAGAAGATAAACCTGTCCACTGGGCTCAGGCAAAAGTATATGCTTATATGCATGCTTCCAAACACAAGCTTACTGATATAGACATTCAATTAACCTATATCCAAGTTGATACGTATGAACAACTTCATTTTAAAGATACATATTCTTTCGATGAGCTAGAGGCATTTTTAAATGATTTATTAGAAGGTTTTTATCCCTATGCTATTTTACTTCATCATCATCAAGCCAATAGAAACAAGAGTGCTCAAGCATTAACATTCCCCTTTCCGACGTTTCGTGATGGGCAACGCTATTTTGCAGGAGCTGTTTACAAATCAATTAAAGAAAAGAGTGATTTGTTTGCAAACGCCCCTACTGGGACAGGGAAAACCATTTCTACTATCTTTCCCGCCATCAAAGCCATGGGGGAAAATCATTTATCACAACTTTATTATTTAACAGCTAAGACCGTCACTAGACAACTTGCAGAGGAAGCCCTAACGTCTATGATTAAGCAAGGTCTAGAAGTGAAAGCTGTTACGATAACCGCAAAAGATAAAATTTGTTTTAAAGAGGACGGATGTACAAAGGAGCATTGCCCTTTTACAGAAGGTTATTTCGATCGTATTAATGAAACAATCATTGATATATTCTCGAATGAGTCCTTGCTAAATCAGCCAGTCATTGAATCCTATGCTAAAAAACACAAGGTTTGTCCATTTGAGTTGTCGCTAGACCTTGCCTACACAGCTGATGCGGTAATATGCGATTATAATTATATCTTTGACCCTCGAGTATCTTTGAAGCGATTAAGCAATGAACAAAAGAAACACACTGCTCTACTAATTGATGAAGCGCATAATTTAGTGGACCGAGCACGGACGATGTTTTCTGCAGAGCTACTCAAATCTTCTTTTGTCAGAATCATCAGTATGTACAAGCATAATAAAGACCTTGTCGAGGAAGCAGCAGCAATAAAGGAGGCATTTTCTACTCTTGAAAAACAGGCAGAGACCAAGCAAGAGGTGTTCACTAGTGCTCCTTCCACTCTACTATCTATTCTCCCTACGTTTATTAAAGCCGCTGAAGAAGAGTTAATAAATCCTAAAATAGAAGGGGAAGAATTCGAACATTTACTTGAAACCTACTTTTCTACTAATACCTTTATCAAAATTGGACAATTATATAATGAGTCTTACGTAACCTATCTGGAGCAATGGAGGCAAGAAATTGCGATAAAAATGTTTTGTGTAAACCCTTCTGTATTGTTAAAAAGGGCCGGGAAGGATTATCAATCCAAAACGTACTTCTCTGCTACTTTAACACCACTAGACTATTACAAGGATATGTTGGGAGCTAAAGAAGAAGATTATCAATTAGCCATCCCCTCCCCTTTCGCTTCTGATCATACACAAACTTTTATAAAGCCTATATCTACAAGGTACCGCGATCGTGATAACTCAATAGATCAAATTGTTCAAACCATAAGAGAGCTTACTAATCAAAAGACAGGTAACTACTTTGTCTTCTTGCCTTCCTATGATTATATGTATCGCATATATGATGCATTTCAAGATCAATACCCAGACGTTGAAACGATTCTTCAACGCCAAGATATGAGCGAAAAAGATAGAGCTGCCTATTTAGACCATTTTAATACCGATCCCCAAAATACATTAATTGGGTTTGCAGTATTAGGGGGCATCTTTTCAGAAGGGATCGATTTAAAAGGGAACAGACTTTCAGGAGTATTCATCATAGGAGTAGGCTTTCCGCAAATTGGATTAGAACGAAATATTATTAAAGATTATTTTACTAACGTAAATAAAAACGGGTTTGATTACGCGTATCGTTATCCAGGTATGAACAAAGTCCTTCAAGCGGGTGGTAGATTAATTCGAACGGAGATGGATAAAGGTATTATTGTATTAATAGATGACAGATTTTTGCAGGCAAGCTATAAAATATTATTGCCTCCAGAATGGCGCGATTATACTGTACTATAA
- a CDS encoding sigma-70 family RNA polymerase sigma factor, with amino-acid sequence MEREELEEDEDILYESIEEVMNYIIDQYGEEIKRLIFTYMKDYATTDDIFQEFLIKVYKKIGSFRREAKLRSWLYRIAINTCKDHLRSPIKRIISLNDTLFSEKEKSAEDMVILKENNLRLAANVLSLPIKYREIFVLRYYQSYSIQQISEALDVKESTVKTRISRGKSKLRQKLGGYIDE; translated from the coding sequence TTGGAAAGAGAAGAATTAGAAGAGGATGAGGATATTCTCTATGAATCAATCGAAGAGGTAATGAATTATATCATTGATCAATATGGCGAAGAGATAAAACGTCTTATTTTTACATACATGAAGGACTATGCCACCACAGATGACATTTTTCAGGAATTTTTGATAAAGGTTTATAAGAAAATCGGTAGTTTTAGAAGGGAAGCAAAATTAAGGTCTTGGTTGTATCGAATTGCTATTAACACATGTAAAGATCATTTGCGATCTCCTATAAAACGTATAATTAGCTTGAACGATACTCTGTTTTCTGAAAAGGAGAAGTCTGCGGAAGACATGGTGATTCTAAAGGAAAATAACCTCCGTCTTGCAGCGAATGTTCTATCACTCCCCATTAAATATCGAGAAATTTTTGTATTACGCTATTATCAATCATATAGCATACAACAAATTAGTGAAGCTCTAGATGTGAAAGAATCAACGGTCAAGACACGAATTTCTAGAGGGAAATCTAAACTGCGACAGAAACTAGGGGGATATATAGATGAATAA
- a CDS encoding DUF4179 domain-containing protein: MNKRFKTELDQYIGESPLLKEEDRANFFASVHDGGKHKKRKLEKRLTSILASLMILFSAGVVTAYNPFVNNLVSLVSPEIALLLKPIEKTSVDNDIKMETVAAISDDEMAVIYITLQDLSGDRIDSTLDLYDFSLSGAQMFNSKVIAFDETTKTATLRIQANGGEDLNGEKVKFQIQSFLSHKETHEFEKRNISSILKEEANTMTLDMNNIPGGGGELYRSLENQETIQVLQPAPSKNNIFKHDFMEVTNVGLIEDRLHVQVRWDEDYVDSHGQLTLTDQTGSSIKPSSVQFGFDGSKTSYGREYTEYIFKVESEDHLNYDLSGNFVASGLFEEGSWNTTFKLQAEDSSLLEMKFEMSMGGWTSNQLTIHPLGVTLQGEGSLSEGNKPNVDVKLTNDEIVTLPASKAINENGEVIMKFESDIPLDPMEIKSVIINGTEKVIK, translated from the coding sequence ATGAATAAACGCTTTAAGACAGAGTTAGATCAGTATATAGGGGAATCTCCTCTATTGAAGGAAGAGGACAGGGCGAACTTTTTTGCAAGTGTTCACGATGGGGGAAAGCATAAGAAGAGAAAATTAGAAAAAAGGTTAACTTCCATTCTGGCATCCTTAATGATTCTTTTTTCTGCTGGAGTTGTCACCGCCTATAATCCTTTTGTTAATAATTTAGTATCATTAGTCAGTCCCGAGATCGCTTTGCTATTAAAACCTATTGAAAAAACGAGTGTTGATAATGATATCAAGATGGAGACAGTTGCTGCTATAAGCGATGATGAAATGGCTGTTATCTATATAACACTACAAGATTTGTCGGGAGATCGTATTGACTCCACCCTAGACCTTTATGATTTTTCACTAAGTGGTGCTCAAATGTTTAACAGCAAGGTTATTGCTTTTGATGAAACTACGAAAACAGCCACACTTAGAATTCAGGCGAATGGTGGAGAGGACCTCAACGGGGAAAAGGTTAAGTTTCAAATTCAGTCGTTCTTGAGTCACAAAGAAACACATGAATTTGAAAAAAGAAACATCTCTTCTATCTTAAAAGAAGAAGCAAACACAATGACACTGGATATGAACAATATACCTGGCGGGGGAGGCGAATTGTATCGCTCGTTAGAGAATCAAGAAACGATACAGGTTCTCCAACCCGCTCCATCAAAAAATAACATTTTCAAGCATGACTTTATGGAGGTAACGAATGTTGGATTAATTGAAGATCGTTTACATGTTCAAGTTCGCTGGGATGAGGATTACGTTGATAGTCACGGACAGTTAACACTTACTGATCAGACTGGAAGTAGTATAAAACCCTCCAGTGTTCAATTTGGTTTTGATGGTAGCAAAACTTCTTATGGCAGAGAATACACTGAGTACATTTTCAAGGTCGAGAGTGAGGACCATTTGAATTATGATCTAAGCGGTAATTTTGTAGCTTCGGGGTTGTTTGAAGAAGGGAGTTGGAACACAACATTCAAATTACAGGCAGAAGATTCGTCATTGTTAGAAATGAAATTCGAAATGAGCATGGGTGGATGGACATCTAATCAATTAACGATTCATCCATTAGGAGTAACTCTTCAGGGAGAAGGGAGTTTAAGTGAAGGAAACAAACCAAATGTAGATGTTAAGCTTACGAACGATGAGATTGTAACGCTTCCTGCAAGTAAAGCTATTAACGAGAATGGAGAGGTTATAATGAAGTTCGAGTCTGACATACCTTTAGACCCTATGGAAATTAAATCAGTGATCATTAATGGTACTGAAAAAGTAATCAAGTAG
- a CDS encoding GAF domain-containing protein, with amino-acid sequence MFNVEHYTGTKNQNYDLLLKQLKALLEDEPDQVANLSNASALLNQFLDEVNWVGFYLWKNDQLVLGPFQGLPACVRIPYGKGVCGTALSKGKTQRVADVNQFPGHIACDTASQSEIVVPLYKNGEIFGVLDIDSPIKNRFDETDEQYLEMFIDVIKQYI; translated from the coding sequence GTGTTTAACGTTGAACATTATACTGGAACGAAAAATCAAAATTATGACCTTTTACTTAAACAACTTAAAGCATTACTTGAAGATGAGCCTGACCAAGTGGCTAATCTCTCCAATGCATCAGCACTATTAAACCAATTCTTAGATGAGGTGAATTGGGTTGGTTTTTATTTATGGAAAAACGATCAGCTCGTCCTCGGACCATTCCAAGGCCTCCCTGCATGTGTACGGATTCCCTATGGAAAAGGCGTCTGTGGTACAGCTCTTTCCAAGGGGAAAACACAAAGGGTTGCCGATGTGAATCAGTTCCCTGGTCATATAGCTTGTGACACTGCAAGCCAATCAGAAATTGTGGTACCACTTTATAAGAATGGTGAAATTTTTGGTGTTCTTGATATCGATAGCCCTATCAAAAACCGTTTTGACGAAACAGATGAACAATACCTTGAGATGTTTATTGATGTCATTAAACAATATATATAG